A single Pristis pectinata isolate sPriPec2 chromosome 6, sPriPec2.1.pri, whole genome shotgun sequence DNA region contains:
- the LOC127571562 gene encoding NACHT, LRR and PYD domains-containing protein 3-like isoform X1 yields the protein MCSQKENGLINTKLNAETGSSIISPIIVNSNVNSMPIIIDMKSSCKSDQKEEQYEELKIHHKDFLKKKLECITDYTSIAGERVYLLQRFTELWITDCEYNKLYKEHEVTEIESPSSTYNKTNFNSIKCKDIFRPIGGQRQPRVVITKGIAGIGKTIYVKKFLLDWAMTKAHQEYDFVFSFQFCELNLISEERLSLLQLVQQHYPYMKDLSETYLEVSARSLFIFDGLDESNFPLEFEKTPVCSDIVKLLPLQSLLTNLIKGNLLPSASIWITTRPSTMNQIPSSYIDRVTEIQGFQDEEKKKYFMKKCQDEQLAKKIIALVRKKSSLWMMCYVPAFCWILATVLEHVFKSFCVKEFRGDTVTEVYTNFLVVMVTYHHQHRGHGKEKIEKIFQLLQSDQIALMNLGKLAFQYLKSQTFVFYEEDLKSFNVDISSIFGGFCREYYIEYTALSHRRVYSFVHTTVQEYFAALYIFVSYHNEKRNLMSSSILGYFWEIFSKPTFFQVCKSACNEMVQSQTGHLDLFLQFLCGLGKKRIQKCLQGLLTHMQERDDDLQNTSNYIKELLQRDIHPERCINLFHCLNELNDKSVMREIIRSIQHGVLSSQKLSRADYSALAFVLKTSDMDRKEFDLSKYRTSPDGLKRLSPVIKYFEKITLTGSIMDEEMITSISALLLSTENQIKELCLTNNTLGDLGLKKLAAALMNSNCRLETLVLSRNDLTEQCSEDLILILRTNRILKKLDLKYNQLKDTGVKELSVALRDSDCEVETLGLWGNDFTYCCCEELALALKTNQSLRNLDLGCNKIGDLGMKLLCTAIKDDGCKLEKLELHKTGLTEDCCEDLASTLRTSQRLITLELGYNNLGDVGVQRLSEALKYPNCKLQTLGLYRNNLTNACCPDLASGLIASSTLTELNLTSNNLRDSGVKLLFAALKDIHYALQDISLKDNGLTAACCEDILSALRVTHTLRELNLQLNNLGISAINLQCIAQQSNCKLYL from the exons ATGTGTAGCCAAA AGGAGAATGGACTGATCAATACGAAGCTGAATGCAGAAACAGGGAGCAGCATCATCTCACCAATTATCGTGAACTCCAATGTCAACTCCATGCCAATCATAATTGATATGAAAAGTTCATGCAAGAGTGATCAGAAAG AAGAACAATATGAAGAACTAAAAATCCATCATAAAGActtcttgaaaaaaaaacttgaatgcaTCACAGATTACACATCCATTGCAGGAGAGCGTGTTTACCTCCTTCAGAGATTTACGGAGCTTTGGATCACTGATTGTGAATATAACAAGCTTTATAAAGAGCATGAAGTAACAGAAATAGAATCACCTTCATCGACGTATAACAAGACAAATTTTAACTCTATTAAATGCAAAGACATATTCAGACCCATCGGAGGCCAACGGCAACCAAGAGTGGTCATTACCAAAGGGATTGCGGGTATTGGGAAGACAATTtatgtaaagaaattcctccttgattGGGCAATGACGAAAGCACACCAGGAGTATGATTTTgtattttcctttcaattttgtGAACTCAATCTGatatctgaggaaagattgagcctTTTGCAGCTGGTGCAACAACATTACCCATACATGAAGGATCTGAGTGAGACCTACCTTGAGGTTTCTGCCCGCAGTCTGTTTATTTTTGATGGGCTGGATGAAAGTAATTTTCCTTTGGAGTTTGAAAAAACCCCAGTGTGTTCTGATATCGTAAAGCTTCTGCCTCTTCAGTCACTTTTGACAAATCTCATTAAAGGCAACCTCCTTCCCTCAGCATCCATTTGGATAACAACACGCCCGTCGACAATGAACCAAATCCCATCCTCTTACATTGACAGAGTGACAGAAATACAGGGATTCcaagatgaagaaaaaaaaaagtatttcatgAAGAAATGCCAGGACGAGCAACTGGCAAAGAAAATTATAGCACTGGTGAGGAAGAAAAGCAGTCTTTGGATGATGTGCTATGTGCCTGCTTTCTGCTGGATCTTGGCCACTGTTCTGGAACATGTCTTCAAGTCATTCTGTGTTAAAGAATTTAGAGGCGACACGGTAACTGAGGTTTATACCAACTTTTTGGTTGTCATGGTGACATACCACCACCAGCATCGTGGTCACGGAAAGGAAAAGATCGAGAAAATCTTTCAGTTGTTGCAGTCTGATCAGATAGCACTAATGAACCTGGGCAAACTCGCATTTCAATATCTAAAGTCTCAAACATTTGTCTTTTATGAGGAAGATTTAAAATCCTTCAATGTTGATATTTCATCCATCTTTGGTGGATTCTGTAGAGAATATTATATTGAGTATACAGCTCTCTCCCACAGGCGTGTCTATTCTTTTGTTCACACTACAGTCCAAGAATACTTTGCTGCTCTCTATATTTTTGTATCCTATCACAATGAGAAGCGCAACTTGATGTCATCCAGCATACTAGGCTATTTTTGGGAAATCTTTTCAAAGCCCACCTTCTTTCAGGTTTGTAAAAGTGCCTGCAATGAGATGGTTCAAAGTCAGACTGGCCACTTGGATCTCTTTCTACAATTTCTTTGTGGgttaggaaagaaaaggattCAGAAGTGCCTACAAGGTCTCCTCACACACATGCAGGAACGGGACGATGATTTACAGAACACCAGTAACTACATAAAAGAACTGCTGCAACGGGACATCCATCCAGAAAGGTGCATCAACTTATTTCACTGTCTGAATGAGTTGAATGACAAATCAGTCATGAGGGAGATCATTAGGTCCATCCAGCATGGAGTGCTGAGCTCCCAAAAACTGTCACGTGCTGATTATTCAGCATTGGCCTTCGTTCTGAAAACATCTGATATGGACAGGAAAGAATTCGATTTATCTAAATACAGAACATCACCAGATGGCTTGAAAAGACTTTCACCagtcattaaatattttgaaaaaataaC GTTAACAGGCAGTATCATGGATGAGGAAATGATTACTTCCATCAGTGCTCTCCTGCTCTCTACTGAAAATCAAATCAAGGAGTTATG CTTGACAAATAACACATTGGGAGATTTGGGCTTGAAAAAGTTGGCTGCTGCACTGATGAACTCAAACTGCAGGCTAGAGACACTAGT TCTAAGTAGAAATGACCTCACAGAACAGTGCAGTGAAGACTTGATTTTGATTTTAAGGACAAATCGAATTTTGAAAAAGTTAGACCTGAAATACAACCAATTGAAAGATACAGGAGTGAAGGAACTTTCTGTTGCATTGAGGGACTCTGATTGTGAGGTTGAGACCTTGGG GTTGTGGGGCAATGATTTTACGTACTGCTGTTGTGAGGAACTGGCTCTTGCCCTTAAAACTAACCAGTCATTGAGAAACCTGGATCTTGGGTGCAATAAAATTGGTGACCTTGGAATGAAACTACTGTGCACTGCGATTAAGGATGATGGCTGTAAATTAGAGAAATTAGA ATTACATAAAACTGGTCTAACAGAGGACTGCTGTGAAGATCTCGCTTCCACTCTCAGAACAAGTCAGAGACTGATAACCTTGGAGCTAGGTTACAACAACCTTGGAGATGTAGGTGTACAGCGACTATCTGAAGCATTGAAATATCCCAACTGTAAATTACAAACACTGGG TCTGTATCGCAACAACCTGACAAATGCTTGCTGCCCAGATCTTGCAAGTGGCCTCATAGCTAGCTCTACACTGACTGAGCTCAACTTGACTAGCAACAACCTGCGAGATTCAGGAGTAAAGTTACTTTTTGCAGCCCTGAAGGATATACATTATGCTTTACAGGACATAAG CTTAAAGGATAATGGTCTGACTGCTGCTTGTTGTGAGGATATTCTCTCTGCCTTGAGAGTGACACATACGCTAAGAGAACTGAATCTCCAACTTAACAACCTAGGAATATCAGCAATTAACTTACAGTGCATTGCACAACAATCCAATTGCAAGCTTTACTTATAG
- the LOC127571562 gene encoding NACHT, LRR and PYD domains-containing protein 12-like isoform X2: MCSQKENGLINTKLNAETGSSIISPIIVNSNVNSMPIIIDMKSSCKSDQKEEQYEELKIHHKDFLKKKLECITDYTSIAGERVYLLQRFTELWITDCEYNKLYKEHEVTEIESPSSTYNKTNFNSIKCKDIFRPIGGQRQPRVVITKGIAGIGKTIYVKKFLLDWAMTKAHQEYDFVFSFQFCELNLISEERLSLLQLVQQHYPYMKDLSETYLEVSARSLFIFDGLDESNFPLEFEKTPVCSDIVKLLPLQSLLTNLIKGNLLPSASIWITTRPSTMNQIPSSYIDRVTEIQGFQDEEKKKYFMKKCQDEQLAKKIIALVRKKSSLWMMCYVPAFCWILATVLEHVFKSFCVKEFRGDTVTEVYTNFLVVMVTYHHQHRGHGKEKIEKIFQLLQSDQIALMNLGKLAFQYLKSQTFVFYEEDLKSFNVDISSIFGGFCREYYIEYTALSHRRVYSFVHTTVQEYFAALYIFVSYHNEKRNLMSSSILGYFWEIFSKPTFFQVCKSACNEMVQSQTGHLDLFLQFLCGLGKKRIQKCLQGLLTHMQERDDDLQNTSNYIKELLQRDIHPERCINLFHCLNELNDKSVMREIIRSIQHGVLSSQKLSRADYSALAFVLKTSDMDRKEFDLSKYRTSPDGLKRLSPVIKYFEKITLTGSIMDEEMITSISALLLSTENQIKELCLTNNTLGDLGLKKLAAALMNSNCRLETLVLHKTGLTEDCCEDLASTLRTSQRLITLELGYNNLGDVGVQRLSEALKYPNCKLQTLGLYRNNLTNACCPDLASGLIASSTLTELNLTSNNLRDSGVKLLFAALKDIHYALQDISLKDNGLTAACCEDILSALRVTHTLRELNLQLNNLGISAINLQCIAQQSNCKLYL, from the exons ATGTGTAGCCAAA AGGAGAATGGACTGATCAATACGAAGCTGAATGCAGAAACAGGGAGCAGCATCATCTCACCAATTATCGTGAACTCCAATGTCAACTCCATGCCAATCATAATTGATATGAAAAGTTCATGCAAGAGTGATCAGAAAG AAGAACAATATGAAGAACTAAAAATCCATCATAAAGActtcttgaaaaaaaaacttgaatgcaTCACAGATTACACATCCATTGCAGGAGAGCGTGTTTACCTCCTTCAGAGATTTACGGAGCTTTGGATCACTGATTGTGAATATAACAAGCTTTATAAAGAGCATGAAGTAACAGAAATAGAATCACCTTCATCGACGTATAACAAGACAAATTTTAACTCTATTAAATGCAAAGACATATTCAGACCCATCGGAGGCCAACGGCAACCAAGAGTGGTCATTACCAAAGGGATTGCGGGTATTGGGAAGACAATTtatgtaaagaaattcctccttgattGGGCAATGACGAAAGCACACCAGGAGTATGATTTTgtattttcctttcaattttgtGAACTCAATCTGatatctgaggaaagattgagcctTTTGCAGCTGGTGCAACAACATTACCCATACATGAAGGATCTGAGTGAGACCTACCTTGAGGTTTCTGCCCGCAGTCTGTTTATTTTTGATGGGCTGGATGAAAGTAATTTTCCTTTGGAGTTTGAAAAAACCCCAGTGTGTTCTGATATCGTAAAGCTTCTGCCTCTTCAGTCACTTTTGACAAATCTCATTAAAGGCAACCTCCTTCCCTCAGCATCCATTTGGATAACAACACGCCCGTCGACAATGAACCAAATCCCATCCTCTTACATTGACAGAGTGACAGAAATACAGGGATTCcaagatgaagaaaaaaaaaagtatttcatgAAGAAATGCCAGGACGAGCAACTGGCAAAGAAAATTATAGCACTGGTGAGGAAGAAAAGCAGTCTTTGGATGATGTGCTATGTGCCTGCTTTCTGCTGGATCTTGGCCACTGTTCTGGAACATGTCTTCAAGTCATTCTGTGTTAAAGAATTTAGAGGCGACACGGTAACTGAGGTTTATACCAACTTTTTGGTTGTCATGGTGACATACCACCACCAGCATCGTGGTCACGGAAAGGAAAAGATCGAGAAAATCTTTCAGTTGTTGCAGTCTGATCAGATAGCACTAATGAACCTGGGCAAACTCGCATTTCAATATCTAAAGTCTCAAACATTTGTCTTTTATGAGGAAGATTTAAAATCCTTCAATGTTGATATTTCATCCATCTTTGGTGGATTCTGTAGAGAATATTATATTGAGTATACAGCTCTCTCCCACAGGCGTGTCTATTCTTTTGTTCACACTACAGTCCAAGAATACTTTGCTGCTCTCTATATTTTTGTATCCTATCACAATGAGAAGCGCAACTTGATGTCATCCAGCATACTAGGCTATTTTTGGGAAATCTTTTCAAAGCCCACCTTCTTTCAGGTTTGTAAAAGTGCCTGCAATGAGATGGTTCAAAGTCAGACTGGCCACTTGGATCTCTTTCTACAATTTCTTTGTGGgttaggaaagaaaaggattCAGAAGTGCCTACAAGGTCTCCTCACACACATGCAGGAACGGGACGATGATTTACAGAACACCAGTAACTACATAAAAGAACTGCTGCAACGGGACATCCATCCAGAAAGGTGCATCAACTTATTTCACTGTCTGAATGAGTTGAATGACAAATCAGTCATGAGGGAGATCATTAGGTCCATCCAGCATGGAGTGCTGAGCTCCCAAAAACTGTCACGTGCTGATTATTCAGCATTGGCCTTCGTTCTGAAAACATCTGATATGGACAGGAAAGAATTCGATTTATCTAAATACAGAACATCACCAGATGGCTTGAAAAGACTTTCACCagtcattaaatattttgaaaaaataaC GTTAACAGGCAGTATCATGGATGAGGAAATGATTACTTCCATCAGTGCTCTCCTGCTCTCTACTGAAAATCAAATCAAGGAGTTATG CTTGACAAATAACACATTGGGAGATTTGGGCTTGAAAAAGTTGGCTGCTGCACTGATGAACTCAAACTGCAGGCTAGAGACACTAGT ATTACATAAAACTGGTCTAACAGAGGACTGCTGTGAAGATCTCGCTTCCACTCTCAGAACAAGTCAGAGACTGATAACCTTGGAGCTAGGTTACAACAACCTTGGAGATGTAGGTGTACAGCGACTATCTGAAGCATTGAAATATCCCAACTGTAAATTACAAACACTGGG TCTGTATCGCAACAACCTGACAAATGCTTGCTGCCCAGATCTTGCAAGTGGCCTCATAGCTAGCTCTACACTGACTGAGCTCAACTTGACTAGCAACAACCTGCGAGATTCAGGAGTAAAGTTACTTTTTGCAGCCCTGAAGGATATACATTATGCTTTACAGGACATAAG CTTAAAGGATAATGGTCTGACTGCTGCTTGTTGTGAGGATATTCTCTCTGCCTTGAGAGTGACACATACGCTAAGAGAACTGAATCTCCAACTTAACAACCTAGGAATATCAGCAATTAACTTACAGTGCATTGCACAACAATCCAATTGCAAGCTTTACTTATAG